One Methanosarcinales archaeon genomic window carries:
- a CDS encoding Ig-like domain-containing protein, whose product MHKADNLFRNDENGMELPINIVVMLVVGMVALAALLAIIPEAKENMEVELISVHNNNGSNANIENGVKTSIDVVMTVYDRDNNPVEGASIIISGGGSMGSNKTDATGQTTVTVPEVLIRINQDSIDLKMVAKANGFHDYIDETAILLT is encoded by the coding sequence ATGCATAAAGCTGACAATTTATTTCGAAATGATGAGAATGGTATGGAATTACCAATAAATATCGTAGTAATGCTTGTTGTAGGAATGGTAGCTCTTGCTGCTCTTCTGGCAATAATACCAGAGGCTAAGGAGAATATGGAAGTAGAACTAATATCTGTTCACAACAATAATGGTTCTAATGCCAATATCGAAAATGGTGTAAAGACATCAATAGATGTCGTAATGACCGTCTATGATCGTGATAATAATCCAGTGGAAGGAGCCAGTATAATCATATCAGGAGGAGGTAGTATGGGTTCTAACAAAACAGATGCCACCGGCCAGACAACTGTTACAGTTCCCGAGGTTCTAATTCGTATAAACCAGGATTCTATAGACCTCAAAATGGTTGCAAAAGCTAATGGATTCCATGATTATATAGATGAAACTGCTATCCTGCTAACCTAA